The proteins below are encoded in one region of Carettochelys insculpta isolate YL-2023 chromosome 14, ASM3395843v1, whole genome shotgun sequence:
- the FOXF1 gene encoding forkhead box protein F1, with amino-acid sequence MTAEAPQVQPPPAAAHGGCSLLASALEKPPPPPAPEPAPAMEAASAAAGSGSSGPPAGGKAKKSNAGIRRPEKPPYSYIALIVMAIQSSPSKRLTLSEIYQFLQSRFPFFRGAYQGWKNSVRHNLSLNECFIKLPKGLGRPGKGHYWTIDPASEFMFEEGSFRRRPRGFRRKCQALKPMYSVMNSLGFNHLSPDSYSFQGSAGGLSCAPNGLALEGGLAVMNGHLASNVDGMGLAGHSVPHLPANGGHSYMASCPGSAGGDYPHHESSVPASPLLAGGGVMEPHSVYSGSAPAWAPPASAALNSGAPYIKQQSLSPCNPAANPLSSGLSSHSLEQSYLHQNSHNAAELQGIPRYHSQSPSMCDRKEFVFSFNAMASSSMHSAGSGSYYHQQVTYQDIKPCVM; translated from the exons ATGACCGCAGAGGCGCCGCAGGTCCAGCCCCCTCCGGCCGCGGCGCACGGCGGCTGCAGCCTCCTCGCCTCCGCCCTGGagaagccgccgccgccgcccgcgccAGAGCCAGCGCCAGCCATGGAGGCCGCCTCGGCCGCCGccggcagcggcagcagcggcCCCCCGGCGGGCGGCAAGGCCAAGAAGAGCAACGCCGGCATCCGGCGGCCGGAGAAGCCGCCTTACTCCTACATCGCCCTCATCGTCATGGCCATCCAGAGCTCGCCCTCCAAGCGCCTGACGCTGAGCGAGATCTACCAGTTCCTGCAGAGCCGCTTCCCCTTCTTCCGCGGCGCCTACCAGGGCTGGAAGAACTCCGTGCGCCACAACCTCTCGCTCAACGAGTGCTTCATCAAGCTGCCCAAGGGGCTGGGCCGCCCGGGCAAGGGCCACTACTGGACGATCGACCCGGCCAGCGAGTTCATGTTCGAGGAGGGCTCCTTCCGCCGGCGGCCCCGCGGGTTCAGGAGGAAATGCCAAGCGCTGAAGCCCATGTACAGCGTCATGAACAGCCTGGGCTTCAACCACCTCTCGCCGGACAGCTACAGCTTCCAGGGCTCGGCCGGGGGCCTCTCCTGCGCCCCCAACGGCCTGGCGCTGGAGGGGGGCCTGGCCGTGATGAACGGCCACTTGGCCAGCAACGTGGACGGCATGGGGCTGGCGGGACACTCCGTGCCGCACCTGCCTGCCAACGGCGGGCACTCCTACATGGCCAGCTGCCCCGGCTCGGCCGGCGGGGACTACCCGCACCACGAGAGCTCCGTGCCGGCCTCCCcgctgctggccggcggcggggTGATGGAGCCGCACTCGGTCTACTCCGGCTCGGCGCCGGCTTGGGCCCCGCCGGCTTCGGCCGCCTTGAACAGCGGGGCGCCCTACATCAAGCAGCAGTCCTTGTCGCCCTGCAACCCGGCGGCCAACCCGCTCTCCTCCGGCCTCTCCTCGCACTCCCTGGAGCAGTCCTACCTGCACCAGAACAGCCACAACGCCGCCGAGCTGCAAG GAATCCCGCGGTATCACTCCCAGTCTCCAAGCATGTGCGACCGGAAGGAGTTCGTCTTCTCTTTCAACGCCATGGCCTCCTCCTCCATGCACTCGGCAGGGAGCGGCTCTTACTACCACCAGCAAGTGACGTACCAAGACATCAAGCCGTGTGTTATGTGA